One window of Dehalococcoidia bacterium genomic DNA carries:
- a CDS encoding DinB family protein, translated as MKDRKNWVRGVAADRGIGMWAAIDEYLELLERRRAVLLTIVEGLPSVALDWTPLPAGTSSIAMLAHHCADDLRWWLVEELSGRPVGRDRVRAFAVRGEDGATLAAVLNAAFDECAAALRGLDPAALERFWPVGIAHPRRGQRQSGHFRVYYALLHLMEHVGQMQLTRQLWEAANARV; from the coding sequence GGTGCGGGGCGTGGCGGCTGACCGCGGCATCGGGATGTGGGCGGCGATCGATGAGTACTTGGAGCTGCTGGAGCGGCGGCGGGCGGTGCTGCTGACGATCGTCGAGGGGCTGCCGAGCGTGGCGCTGGACTGGACGCCGCTGCCGGCCGGGACAAGCTCAATCGCGATGCTGGCGCACCACTGCGCAGACGATCTGCGCTGGTGGCTCGTCGAGGAGTTGAGCGGCCGACCGGTTGGCCGCGACCGGGTGCGTGCCTTCGCCGTGCGCGGTGAGGACGGCGCGACGCTGGCGGCGGTGCTGAACGCGGCGTTCGATGAATGCGCCGCCGCGCTGCGCGGGTTGGACCCTGCCGCGCTGGAGCGCTTTTGGCCGGTCGGCATCGCGCATCCGCGGCGCGGACAGCGGCAGTCGGGGCACTTCCGTGTCTACTACGCGCTGCTGCACCTGATGGAACACGTCGGCCAGATGCAGCTCACGCGCCAGCTGTGGGAGGCAGCGAACGCCCGCGTCTGA